The Streptomyces seoulensis genome contains a region encoding:
- a CDS encoding lysophospholipid acyltransferase family protein — MAELVYRPVVGFAKTLFKVWDLKIDCQGSEYIPRTGGAVLVSNHISYLDFIFNGLAALPQKRLVRFMAKESVFRHKVSGPLMRGMKHIPVDREQGESAYAHALASLRAGEIVGVFPEATISESFTLKSFKSGAARLAQEAGVPLVPMAVWGTQRLWTKGQPRNFKRSHTPITMRVGEALEASRDQYAGAITRRLREGVQELLEAAQRAYPARPKGAEDSWWLPAHLGGTAPTNEQLRAAQAL; from the coding sequence ATGGCAGAGCTGGTCTACCGCCCCGTCGTCGGTTTCGCCAAGACGTTGTTCAAGGTGTGGGACCTCAAGATCGACTGCCAGGGGTCGGAGTACATCCCGCGTACCGGCGGCGCCGTGCTGGTGAGCAATCACATCAGCTACCTGGACTTCATCTTCAACGGGCTGGCCGCGCTGCCGCAGAAGCGCCTGGTGCGCTTCATGGCCAAGGAGTCGGTCTTCCGGCACAAGGTGTCGGGTCCGCTGATGCGCGGCATGAAGCACATCCCGGTCGACCGCGAGCAGGGTGAGTCGGCGTACGCGCACGCGCTGGCCTCGCTGCGCGCCGGTGAGATCGTCGGGGTGTTCCCGGAGGCGACGATCTCGGAGTCGTTCACCCTGAAGAGCTTCAAGTCCGGTGCCGCGCGCCTGGCGCAGGAGGCGGGCGTCCCGCTGGTCCCGATGGCGGTCTGGGGCACCCAGCGGCTGTGGACCAAGGGCCAGCCGCGCAACTTCAAGCGCAGCCACACCCCGATCACCATGCGGGTCGGCGAGGCACTGGAGGCGTCGCGCGACCAGTACGCGGGCGCGATCACCCGTCGGCTGCGCGAGGGCGTCCAGGAGCTGCTGGAAGCGGCCCAGCGCGCCTACCCGGCCCGCCCCAAGGGCGCCGAGGATTCCTGGTGGCTCCCCGCCCACCTGGGCGGCACGGCCCCGACGAACGAGCAGTTGCGGGCGGCCCAGGCCCTCTGA
- a CDS encoding TlpA family protein disulfide reductase, giving the protein MVLGRTGTNGAARAAERRTRVRGRDDVRRLTAADLGGGLGERATLVQFSSAFCAPCRATRRTLAEVARMVPGVAHVEIDAEARLGLVRELEVLKTPTVLVLGPDGAVVRRAQGQPRRADVIAALGEAVGGRRGD; this is encoded by the coding sequence CTGGTGTTGGGGAGGACCGGGACGAACGGTGCCGCGCGAGCGGCTGAGCGGAGGACAAGGGTGCGCGGGCGGGACGACGTACGGCGGCTGACGGCGGCCGATCTGGGCGGCGGACTGGGGGAGCGGGCCACCCTCGTGCAGTTCTCCAGCGCCTTCTGCGCGCCCTGCCGGGCCACCCGGCGCACCCTCGCCGAGGTCGCCCGCATGGTTCCCGGCGTGGCCCACGTCGAGATCGACGCGGAGGCCCGCCTCGGTCTCGTCCGCGAACTGGAGGTCCTCAAGACCCCCACCGTGCTCGTCCTGGGCCCGGACGGCGCCGTCGTGCGGCGTGCCCAGGGGCAGCCACGCAGGGCCGATGTCATCGCCGCGCTCGGCGAGGCCGTCGGCGGGCGGCGCGGTGACTGA
- a CDS encoding flavin reductase family protein, producing the protein MTATPGLGSRRPASPDLLRSVFRRHAAGVAVITARGEHGPVGFTATSLSSVSAEPPMISFGIGTGGSSWPAIARTDHVGVHLLGEHQSDLAATFARSGADRFGASTDWSEGPEGVPVLDDVLAWLVCRIVGRVPAGDHRIVLAEVMLGDPSGDGRPLLYHQGRFNALRD; encoded by the coding sequence ATGACGGCCACCCCTGGCCTCGGCTCCCGCCGCCCCGCCTCGCCGGACCTGCTGCGCTCGGTCTTCCGCCGGCACGCGGCCGGTGTCGCGGTGATCACCGCGCGCGGCGAGCACGGCCCGGTCGGCTTCACCGCCACCTCGCTCAGTTCCGTCTCCGCCGAACCCCCGATGATCTCCTTCGGCATAGGCACCGGAGGTTCCAGTTGGCCCGCGATAGCGCGGACCGACCATGTCGGTGTGCATCTGCTCGGTGAGCACCAGAGCGACCTCGCCGCCACCTTCGCCCGCAGCGGCGCCGACCGCTTCGGGGCGTCCACCGACTGGAGCGAGGGGCCCGAGGGTGTGCCCGTGCTGGACGACGTGCTCGCCTGGCTGGTGTGCCGGATCGTGGGCCGGGTACCAGCCGGGGACCACCGGATCGTGCTCGCCGAGGTGATGCTCGGCGACCCCTCCGGCGACGGCCGTCCGCTGCTCTATCACCAGGGACGTTTCAACGCCCTGCGGGACTGA
- a CDS encoding electron transfer flavoprotein subunit beta/FixA family protein, which yields MSLRIVVTVKYVPDATGDRHFADDLTVDRDDVDGLLSELDEYAVEQALQIADEADDAEVTVLTVGPEDAKDALRKALSMGADKAIHVEDDDLHGTDVMGTSLVLAKAIEKAGFDLVISGMASTDGTMGVVPALVAERLGVPQVTLLSEVSVEDGTVKGRRDGDAASEQLEASLPAVVSVTDQSGEARYPSFKGIMAAKKKPVESWDLSDLDIEAEEVGLEGAWTKVEAVTERPARTAGTIVKDEGEGGKQLAEYLAGQKFI from the coding sequence GTGAGCTTGAGGATCGTTGTCACTGTGAAGTACGTGCCCGACGCCACTGGCGACCGGCACTTCGCCGATGACCTGACCGTCGACCGCGACGACGTGGACGGTCTGCTCTCCGAGCTGGACGAGTACGCGGTCGAGCAGGCCCTTCAGATCGCGGACGAGGCGGACGACGCCGAGGTCACCGTGCTGACCGTCGGCCCCGAGGACGCGAAGGACGCGCTGCGCAAGGCCCTGTCGATGGGCGCCGACAAGGCGATCCACGTCGAGGACGACGACCTGCACGGCACCGACGTGATGGGTACCTCGCTGGTGCTGGCCAAGGCGATCGAGAAGGCCGGCTTCGACCTGGTGATCTCCGGTATGGCCTCCACCGACGGCACCATGGGTGTCGTTCCGGCGCTGGTCGCCGAGCGTCTGGGTGTGCCCCAGGTGACGCTGCTCTCCGAGGTCTCGGTCGAGGACGGCACCGTCAAGGGCCGCCGCGACGGCGACGCCGCCTCCGAGCAGCTCGAGGCTTCCCTCCCGGCCGTGGTCTCCGTGACGGACCAGTCCGGTGAGGCGCGTTACCCGTCGTTCAAGGGCATCATGGCGGCCAAGAAGAAGCCGGTGGAGTCCTGGGACCTGTCCGACCTCGACATCGAGGCGGAGGAGGTCGGTCTCGAGGGTGCGTGGACCAAGGTCGAGGCCGTGACCGAGCGTCCGGCGCGCACCGCGGGCACGATCGTCAAGGACGAGGGCGAGGGCGGCAAGCAGCTCGCCGAGTACCTCGCGGGCCAGAAGTTCATCTAA
- a CDS encoding electron transfer flavoprotein subunit alpha/FixB family protein produces the protein MAEVLVYVDHVDGAVRKPTLELLTLARRIGEPVAVALGNGAADTAATLAEHGAVKVLTDDASEYADYLVVPKVDALQAAVEAVSPAAVLVPSSAEGKEVAARLALRIGSGLITDAVDLEAGAEGPVATQSVFAASFTTKSQVIKGTPVITVKPNSAAVEAAPAAGAVEALSVSFSDKATGTKVTGRTPRESTGRPELTEAAIVVSGGRGVNGADNFALIEALADSLGAAVGASRAAVDAGWYPHTNQVGQTGKSVSPQLYIANGISGAIQHRAGMQTSKTIVAVNKDPEAPIFDLVDYGVVGDLFEVVPQLTEEVKSRKG, from the coding sequence ATGGCTGAAGTTCTCGTCTACGTCGACCACGTGGACGGTGCCGTCCGCAAGCCCACCCTGGAGCTGCTGACGCTGGCCCGCCGCATCGGCGAGCCCGTCGCCGTCGCCCTGGGCAACGGCGCCGCCGACACCGCCGCCACCCTCGCCGAGCACGGCGCGGTGAAGGTCCTCACCGACGACGCGTCCGAGTACGCCGACTACCTGGTCGTCCCCAAGGTCGACGCGCTCCAGGCCGCCGTCGAGGCCGTCTCCCCGGCCGCCGTGCTGGTCCCGTCCTCCGCGGAGGGCAAGGAGGTCGCCGCCCGTCTGGCGCTGCGCATCGGTTCCGGCCTGATCACCGACGCCGTCGACCTGGAGGCCGGGGCCGAGGGTCCCGTCGCCACCCAGTCGGTGTTCGCCGCTTCCTTCACCACCAAGTCCCAGGTCATCAAGGGCACCCCGGTCATCACGGTCAAGCCGAACTCGGCCGCCGTGGAGGCCGCCCCGGCCGCCGGCGCGGTCGAGGCCCTGTCCGTGTCCTTCTCGGACAAGGCGACCGGCACCAAGGTCACCGGCCGCACCCCGCGTGAGTCCACGGGCCGCCCGGAGCTGACCGAGGCCGCGATCGTGGTCTCCGGTGGCCGTGGCGTGAACGGTGCGGACAACTTCGCGCTGATCGAGGCCCTCGCGGACTCGCTCGGTGCCGCCGTCGGCGCCTCGCGTGCCGCGGTGGACGCGGGCTGGTACCCGCACACCAACCAGGTCGGCCAGACCGGCAAGTCCGTCTCCCCGCAGCTCTACATCGCCAACGGCATCTCCGGCGCCATCCAGCACCGCGCCGGCATGCAGACGTCGAAGACGATCGTCGCGGTCAACAAGGACCCCGAGGCCCCGATCTTCGACCTCGTCGACTACGGCGTCGTCGGCGACCTCTTCGAGGTCGTCCCCCAGCTCACCGAGGAAGTGAAGTCCCGCAAGGGCTGA
- a CDS encoding DUF6986 family protein, whose product MSRQEHVRTSLGGEVGKEIDGLLAPVDAELALRYPGDPGTRQPVHTVYVPGDVFTSGTVREWGDRALAALDEHAPDADSFATVLGLSGDLAEPVYARVRAKLEREPVEDLRVDFEDGYGHRPDAEEDEHAARAARLLAEDGPPYLGVRVKCMEAGVRERGIRTLDVFLTGLMAAGGLPEGLNLTLPKVTYAEQVAAFARVLDAFERTHGLESGRLGFEIQIETSQAILATDGTATVARMIQAAGGRATGLHYGTFDYSAALGVSAAHQAPDHPAADHAKAVMQVAAAGTGVRVSDGSTNVLPVGPTSQVHDAWRLHHRLTRRALARAYHQGWDMHPGHLPTRYAAVFAFYREGFAQAAARLAAYTARTRGDVLDEPATARALSGYLLRGLHCGALDSAEVTAASGLSRAELEDLAAVRPQ is encoded by the coding sequence ATGAGTCGGCAGGAGCATGTGAGGACGAGCCTCGGCGGGGAGGTCGGCAAGGAGATCGACGGTCTCCTCGCCCCCGTGGACGCGGAACTGGCACTCCGTTACCCCGGCGACCCCGGCACACGGCAGCCCGTCCACACCGTGTACGTCCCCGGTGACGTGTTCACCTCGGGCACGGTGCGCGAGTGGGGCGACCGGGCGCTGGCCGCGCTCGACGAACACGCCCCGGACGCCGACTCGTTCGCGACCGTGCTCGGGCTGTCCGGGGACCTCGCCGAGCCGGTGTACGCACGTGTCCGGGCCAAGCTGGAGCGCGAGCCGGTGGAGGACCTGCGCGTCGACTTCGAGGACGGCTACGGGCACCGCCCGGACGCCGAGGAGGACGAGCACGCCGCCCGCGCCGCCCGGCTGCTCGCCGAGGACGGGCCGCCGTACCTGGGTGTGCGCGTGAAGTGCATGGAGGCGGGGGTGCGGGAGCGGGGCATCCGTACCCTCGACGTCTTCCTCACGGGGCTGATGGCGGCCGGGGGGCTGCCCGAGGGGCTGAACCTCACGCTCCCCAAGGTGACGTACGCCGAGCAGGTCGCCGCCTTCGCCCGTGTCCTGGACGCCTTCGAGCGGACACACGGGCTGGAGTCCGGGCGGCTCGGCTTCGAGATCCAGATCGAGACCAGCCAGGCGATCCTCGCCACCGACGGCACCGCCACCGTCGCCCGCATGATCCAGGCCGCCGGGGGCCGGGCCACCGGACTGCACTACGGGACCTTCGACTACAGCGCCGCCCTCGGTGTCTCCGCCGCCCACCAGGCCCCCGACCACCCCGCCGCCGACCACGCCAAGGCGGTGATGCAGGTCGCGGCCGCCGGGACCGGCGTACGCGTCTCGGACGGCTCCACCAACGTGCTGCCGGTCGGACCCACCTCCCAGGTGCACGACGCCTGGCGGCTGCACCACCGGCTCACCCGCCGCGCCCTGGCCCGCGCCTACCACCAGGGCTGGGACATGCACCCCGGCCATCTGCCGACCCGGTACGCGGCCGTCTTCGCCTTCTACCGTGAGGGTTTCGCCCAGGCGGCGGCCCGGCTCGCGGCCTACACCGCACGCACCCGGGGCGACGTGCTGGACGAGCCCGCCACCGCACGGGCGTTGAGCGGCTATCTGCTTCGGGGGCTGCACTGCGGCGCCCTGGACAGCGCCGAAGTGACGGCCGCGAGTGGGCTGAGCCGGGCCGAGCTGGAGGACCTGGCGGCGGTCCGGCCCCAGTAG
- a CDS encoding LacI family DNA-binding transcriptional regulator, with protein sequence MPETTRRAERANGSRYGNRPTMKDVAARAGVGLKTVSRVVNGEPGVTPDTERRVREAIDALGFRRNDSARVLRKGRTASIGLVLEDLADPFYGPLSRAVEEVARSHGALLINGSSAEDPEREQELALALCARRVDGLVVIPAGDDHRYLEPEIRAGVATVFVDRPAGGIDADVVLSDNFGGARDGVAHLIAHGHRRIGFIGDMPRIHTAAERLRGYRAAMEDAGISVAEHWMSLGATDPERVRRATEEMLTGPEPVTAVFTGNNRVTVTVIRVLAEHARPVALVGFDDFELADLLQPGVTVVAQDAAALGRTAADRLFQRLDGALGAPERIELPTRLITRGSGELPPAG encoded by the coding sequence GTGCCCGAGACCACCCGTCGAGCAGAGCGCGCCAACGGCAGCCGTTACGGCAACCGGCCCACCATGAAGGACGTGGCCGCGCGGGCCGGGGTCGGCCTGAAGACGGTGTCCCGCGTGGTGAACGGCGAGCCTGGCGTCACCCCCGACACCGAGCGGCGGGTGCGGGAGGCCATCGACGCGCTGGGCTTTAGGCGCAACGACAGCGCGCGGGTGCTGCGCAAGGGCCGTACCGCGAGCATCGGCCTGGTGCTGGAGGACCTGGCGGACCCCTTCTACGGGCCGCTCAGCCGCGCCGTCGAAGAGGTGGCGCGCTCCCACGGTGCCCTGCTGATCAACGGCTCCAGCGCCGAGGACCCGGAGCGGGAGCAGGAGCTGGCGCTGGCACTGTGCGCGCGGCGGGTGGACGGGCTGGTGGTGATCCCGGCCGGCGACGACCACCGCTACCTGGAGCCGGAGATCCGGGCGGGCGTGGCGACGGTGTTCGTGGACCGGCCGGCCGGGGGCATCGACGCGGACGTGGTCCTCTCCGACAACTTCGGCGGCGCCCGTGACGGTGTGGCCCATCTGATCGCCCACGGGCACCGCCGGATCGGCTTCATCGGCGACATGCCCCGCATCCACACGGCGGCCGAGCGGCTGCGCGGCTACCGGGCGGCGATGGAGGACGCGGGAATATCCGTCGCGGAGCACTGGATGTCGCTGGGGGCGACCGATCCGGAGCGGGTGCGGCGGGCGACGGAGGAGATGCTCACCGGGCCGGAGCCGGTCACCGCCGTGTTCACGGGCAACAACCGGGTGACGGTCACGGTGATCCGGGTGCTGGCCGAGCACGCCCGGCCGGTCGCGCTGGTCGGGTTCGACGACTTCGAGCTGGCCGATCTGCTCCAGCCGGGCGTGACGGTGGTCGCGCAGGACGCGGCGGCCCTCGGCCGTACGGCCGCCGACCGCCTCTTCCAGCGCCTCGACGGCGCCCTGGGCGCCCCGGAGCGGATCGAACTGCCGACCCGGCTGATCACCCGGGGCTCGGGGGAACTGCCCCCGGCGGGCTGA
- a CDS encoding ROK family protein, with translation MHTDLVAALDIGGTKIAGALVDGHGRIQARTQRATPARQDGETVMQAVEHVLGDLAASPLWGRASVIGIGSAGPVDASAGTVSPVNVPGWRGFPLVERVRAATGGLPVELIGDGVAITAAEHWQGAARGHDNALCMVVSTGVGGGLVLGGRLHPGPTGNAGHIGHISVDLDGEPCPCGARGCVEGLASGPNIARRALAEGWRPGPDGDTSAAAVADAARRGDPVAVASFERAAQALAAGIAATATLVEIDIAVIGGGVGKAGDVLFAPLRKALTDYATLSFVQRLTVVPAQMGTDAGLVGAAAAALALRPDATAAGV, from the coding sequence ATGCACACCGACCTCGTGGCGGCCCTGGACATCGGCGGCACCAAGATCGCCGGTGCGCTGGTGGACGGCCATGGCCGGATTCAGGCGCGCACGCAGCGCGCGACGCCCGCGCGACAGGATGGCGAAACGGTCATGCAGGCCGTCGAGCACGTGCTCGGCGACCTCGCCGCCTCGCCCCTGTGGGGACGCGCCTCGGTGATCGGCATCGGCAGCGCCGGCCCGGTGGACGCCTCGGCGGGCACCGTGAGCCCGGTGAACGTGCCGGGCTGGCGCGGCTTCCCGCTGGTCGAGCGGGTACGCGCGGCGACCGGCGGGCTGCCGGTCGAGCTGATCGGCGACGGGGTCGCCATCACGGCGGCCGAGCACTGGCAGGGCGCCGCACGCGGCCACGACAACGCGCTGTGCATGGTGGTCTCCACCGGCGTCGGCGGCGGCCTGGTCCTCGGCGGCCGACTGCACCCGGGCCCCACCGGCAACGCCGGTCACATCGGCCACATCAGCGTCGACCTCGACGGCGAGCCCTGCCCCTGCGGTGCGCGCGGCTGCGTGGAGGGACTCGCCAGCGGCCCCAACATCGCCCGCCGTGCCCTGGCGGAGGGCTGGCGGCCCGGCCCGGACGGCGACACCTCCGCCGCCGCGGTAGCGGACGCGGCCCGGCGGGGCGACCCGGTCGCCGTGGCCTCCTTCGAGCGGGCCGCGCAGGCCCTGGCCGCCGGGATCGCGGCGACCGCGACGCTGGTCGAGATCGACATCGCGGTCATCGGCGGCGGCGTGGGCAAGGCGGGCGACGTGCTCTTCGCCCCGCTGCGCAAGGCCCTCACCGACTACGCCACCCTGTCCTTCGTCCAGCGGCTCACGGTCGTGCCCGCGCAGATGGGCACCGACGCCGGCCTCGTCGGCGCCGCGGCCGCCGCGCTGGCCCTGAGGCCGGACGCGACGGCCGCCGGAGTCTGA
- a CDS encoding NPCBM/NEW2 domain-containing protein produces MRHPHPRTSRKHRTRTAATLLAALLSAGGLAAPAATAAPPRAPAEGQALTPPMGFNNWNSTHCRAEFDEDMVKGIADLFVSEGLKDAGYQYVNLDDCWALPQRDADGKLVPDPARFPHGISAVADYVHAKGLKLGIYTSAGTKTCDNTGFPGALGHEESDARQFADWGVDYLKYDNCNNQGVDARQRYRAMRDALKATGRPIVYSICEWGENKPWEWASDVGQLWRTTGDISDNWGSMLSILKQNLPLAPYAGPGHWNDPDMLEVGNGGMTDTEYRSHFSLWAVMAAPLLIGTDLRTASPATLDILGNKEVIAVDQDPLGRQGTVVSSEGGRWVVSKEMADGSRAVALFNESGTAQRVATSAAAVGLPRAAGYSQRDLWQHRDTNTAGTIAATVPAHGTVLLRVSADGRWAEHPPAVQTGLDEAPFIERDTPATLTTTVTDLGRTPAREVTAALTGPDGWTVRALSPATTAGLSTGASLRTRWRVTAPPGTATGAYDLSLRVRYRSPAGERVSTDLPVTASVVVPPPSGVSYLSDLPWLSAANGWGPVERDTSNGESAAGDGGPLTLGSTVYAKGLGVHAAGEVAYYAGRRCTKVTAQVGVDDEKGTKGSVAFEIWADGVKAASTGVLTNAQAAQPLTADVSGARVVRLVVTDGGDGVDSDHADWADARLSC; encoded by the coding sequence ATGCGTCACCCTCACCCCCGCACGTCTCGCAAGCACCGCACCAGAACCGCCGCCACACTCCTGGCGGCCCTGCTGAGCGCGGGCGGTCTCGCCGCCCCGGCGGCCACCGCCGCGCCTCCCCGAGCCCCTGCCGAGGGGCAGGCCCTCACCCCGCCCATGGGGTTCAACAACTGGAACTCCACGCACTGCCGCGCCGAGTTCGACGAGGACATGGTCAAGGGCATCGCCGACCTCTTCGTGTCCGAGGGGCTCAAGGACGCCGGGTACCAGTACGTCAACCTCGACGACTGCTGGGCGCTCCCCCAGCGGGACGCCGACGGCAAGCTGGTGCCGGACCCCGCCCGCTTCCCGCACGGCATCTCGGCGGTCGCGGACTACGTCCACGCCAAGGGTCTCAAGCTCGGCATCTACACCAGCGCCGGGACCAAGACCTGCGACAACACCGGCTTCCCCGGCGCGCTCGGCCACGAGGAGAGCGACGCCCGGCAGTTCGCCGACTGGGGCGTGGACTACCTGAAGTACGACAACTGCAACAACCAGGGTGTCGACGCCCGGCAGCGCTACCGTGCCATGCGCGACGCCCTGAAGGCCACCGGACGCCCCATCGTCTACAGCATCTGCGAATGGGGCGAGAACAAGCCCTGGGAGTGGGCCTCCGACGTCGGCCAGCTCTGGCGCACCACCGGGGACATCAGCGACAACTGGGGCTCGATGCTCTCCATCCTCAAGCAGAACCTGCCGCTGGCCCCGTACGCCGGTCCCGGTCACTGGAACGACCCCGACATGCTGGAGGTCGGCAACGGCGGGATGACGGACACCGAGTACCGTTCCCACTTCTCGCTCTGGGCGGTCATGGCCGCCCCGCTGCTCATCGGCACCGACCTGCGCACCGCCTCCCCCGCCACCCTGGACATCCTGGGCAACAAGGAGGTCATCGCGGTCGACCAGGACCCGCTGGGCCGGCAGGGCACGGTCGTCTCCAGTGAGGGCGGTCGCTGGGTGGTGTCCAAGGAGATGGCGGACGGCAGCCGCGCGGTCGCCCTGTTCAACGAGTCCGGGACCGCCCAGCGCGTCGCCACCAGCGCCGCCGCCGTGGGCCTGCCCCGCGCCGCCGGCTACAGCCAGCGGGACCTGTGGCAGCACCGGGACACCAACACGGCCGGCACCATCGCCGCCACCGTCCCGGCCCACGGCACGGTCCTGCTCCGGGTCTCGGCCGACGGCCGCTGGGCCGAGCACCCGCCCGCCGTCCAAACCGGCCTGGACGAAGCCCCGTTCATCGAGCGGGACACCCCGGCCACGCTCACCACGACCGTCACCGACCTGGGCCGCACCCCGGCCCGCGAGGTCACGGCCGCGCTGACCGGCCCCGACGGCTGGACCGTACGCGCCCTTTCCCCGGCGACGACGGCCGGCCTGTCCACCGGGGCGTCCCTGCGCACCCGTTGGCGGGTGACGGCACCGCCGGGGACGGCCACGGGGGCGTACGACCTCTCCCTGCGCGTCCGGTACCGCTCCCCCGCCGGAGAGCGGGTCTCCACCGACCTCCCGGTGACCGCGTCCGTGGTGGTGCCGCCGCCGTCCGGGGTCTCGTACCTGAGCGATCTGCCCTGGCTGTCCGCGGCCAACGGGTGGGGGCCGGTGGAGCGTGACACCAGCAACGGGGAGAGCGCGGCGGGCGACGGCGGCCCGCTCACCCTCGGCTCGACGGTGTACGCCAAGGGGCTCGGGGTGCATGCCGCCGGCGAGGTCGCGTACTACGCGGGGCGGCGCTGCACGAAGGTCACCGCCCAGGTGGGCGTGGACGACGAGAAGGGCACGAAGGGCAGCGTGGCCTTCGAGATCTGGGCGGACGGGGTGAAGGCGGCCTCGACGGGCGTGCTGACCAACGCTCAGGCCGCCCAGCCGCTCACCGCCGACGTCAGCGGCGCGCGCGTGGTGCGACTGGTCGTCACCGACGGCGGCGACGGCGTCGACTCCGACCACGCCGACTGGGCGGACGCCCGCCTGAGTTGCTGA
- a CDS encoding NUDIX hydrolase, with translation MTVVWINGAFGAGKTTTARELIELIPNSTLFDPELIGAALSRMLPAKRLAEVDDFQDLPIWRRLVIDTAAAMLAELGGTLVVPMTLLRQEYRDEIFGGLAARRISVRHLLLAPAETILRQRIAERELPPDVPDAEIRVRQWAYDHIEPYRAALASWLTADAYPVDTGPLTPYQSAVRITEAVGGGAARPCEIVQTPEPAGETLAAGVLLFDAEDRVLLVDPTYKPGWEFPGGVVERGEAPARAGMREVAEEVGIRLREVPRLLVVDWERPDPPGYGGLRLLFDGGRLAPDEAARVLLPGPELRAWRFATEREAATMLPPVRYERLRWALRARERGAALYLEAGIPVG, from the coding sequence GTGACCGTCGTCTGGATCAACGGCGCGTTCGGTGCGGGCAAGACCACCACCGCACGGGAACTGATCGAACTGATCCCGAACAGCACGCTCTTCGACCCCGAGCTGATCGGCGCGGCGCTCTCGCGCATGCTTCCGGCCAAGCGCCTCGCCGAGGTCGACGACTTCCAGGACCTGCCGATCTGGCGCCGGCTGGTGATCGACACCGCGGCCGCGATGCTCGCCGAGCTGGGCGGGACCCTGGTGGTCCCCATGACCCTGCTGCGCCAGGAGTACCGCGACGAGATCTTCGGCGGTCTCGCCGCCCGCCGGATCTCCGTACGCCATCTGCTGCTCGCCCCGGCCGAAACGATTTTGCGCCAGCGCATAGCCGAACGGGAGCTCCCGCCGGACGTGCCCGACGCCGAAATACGTGTACGGCAGTGGGCGTACGACCACATCGAGCCCTACCGCGCCGCCCTCGCCTCCTGGCTCACCGCCGACGCGTACCCGGTCGACACCGGCCCTCTCACCCCGTACCAGAGCGCCGTCCGCATCACCGAGGCCGTGGGCGGCGGTGCCGCCCGGCCCTGCGAGATCGTGCAGACCCCCGAACCGGCCGGCGAGACCCTGGCCGCCGGGGTGCTGCTCTTCGACGCGGAGGACCGGGTGCTGCTGGTCGACCCGACCTACAAGCCGGGGTGGGAGTTCCCCGGCGGGGTGGTCGAGCGAGGGGAGGCCCCGGCCCGCGCCGGGATGCGGGAGGTCGCCGAGGAGGTCGGGATACGGCTCCGGGAGGTGCCCCGGCTGCTCGTGGTCGACTGGGAGCGCCCCGACCCGCCCGGCTACGGCGGACTCCGCCTCCTCTTCGACGGCGGCCGCCTCGCCCCCGACGAAGCGGCCCGAGTGCTCCTGCCCGGCCCGGAGCTGCGCGCCTGGCGCTTCGCCACCGAACGCGAGGCCGCCACCATGCTCCCCCCGGTCCGCTACGAACGCCTCCGCTGGGCCCTCAGAGCCCGCGAACGCGGCGCGGCGCTGTATCTGGAGGCGGGCATCCCGGTCGGCTGA